The proteins below are encoded in one region of Lactuca sativa cultivar Salinas chromosome 3, Lsat_Salinas_v11, whole genome shotgun sequence:
- the LOC111917134 gene encoding NAC domain-containing protein 79, with protein sequence MEGEVNKEADKLPPGFRFHPTDEELITSYLVNKISDSSFTGRAITDVDLNKCEPWDLPGKAKMGEKEWYFFSLRDRKYPTGVRTNRATNTGYWKTTGKDKEIFNSNTSDLVGMKKTLVFYRGRAPRGEKTNWVMHEYRVHAKSAFRTSKDEWVVCRVFQKTAGGKKYPSSSHSRGMINPYNHEIGPASGIHLPPQIMSTDPSYQFPVGLGRSYMSNADLAEFSRVYRGSNNMPLHQTQMNYPDGGGAECFTISGLNLNLRGSTSTQMRAMAQQQPSAATSSLPPQLQEDVTSSMLINSGGLGNEQAMGYVGEMSSNSNGLGNNRFMTMDQCADLDNYWAPF encoded by the exons ATGGAAGGAGAAGTAAACAAGGAGGCTGACAAACTTCCTCCAGGATTTAGGTTTCATCCTACTGATGAAGAACTCATCACTTCTTATCTTGTAAACAAGATATCCGATTCAAGTTTTACTGGAAGGGCAATTACTGATGTTGATCTTAATAAATGTGAGCCTTGGGATCTTCCAG GGAAGGCGAAAATGGGAGAGAAAGAGTGGTATTTCTTCAGCCTACGAGATAGGAAATACCCAACAGGAGTGAGAACAAATAGAGCCACCAACACTGGGTATTGGAAGACGACTGGAAAGGACAAGGAGATCTTCAATAGCAATACATCCGATCTTGTTGGTATGAAGAAGACTTTGGTATTTTATAGAGGGAGAGCACCTCGTGGTGAGAAAACCAATTGGGTCATGCATGAATATCGTGTTCATGCAAAATCTGCGTTTCGAACTTCCAAG GATGAGTGGGTTGTATGCCGGGTTTTCCAAAAGACTGCTGGTGGCAAGAAATATCCCTCGTCTAGTCATTCAAGAGGCATGATTAATCCATACAACCATGAGATTGGCCCAGCTTCAGGGATTCATCTGCCTCCCCAGATCATGTCGACAGATCCAAGCTATCAGTTCCCAGTTGGATTAGGAAGAAGTTACATGAGCAATGCTGATCTCGCCGAGTTTTCTAGGGTTTATAGAGGTAGCAACAATATGCCTCTCCACCAAACCCAGATGAACTATCCCGACGGAGGTGGAGCTGAATGCTTTACTATTTCCGGCCTGAATCTAAACCTAAGAGGATCAACTTCAACACAGATGAGGGCCATGGCACAACAACAACCATCTGCAGCAACATCATCCCTACCACCACAACTGCAAGAGGATGTTACCTCCTCAATGCTTATAAATAGTGGTGGACTTGGCAATGAACAAGCCATGGGTTATGTTGGGGAAATGAGTAGCAACTCAAATGGACTTGGCAACAATAGGTTCATGACGATGGATCAGTGTGCTGATCTTGACAATTATTGGGCTCCCTTTTGA